The segment AGCTCGAAAAGACAACTCAGACACACTAAGTAATTTTTCAGCTAACTTAGACGTGGATACAGTGCCAACAGTCATTAAACTTTCAAAAGGAAAGACCATAGATAAAATAGTAGGTCTAAAGACTACAGATGCTATATATGAATTTATTATAAAATAAGTAGGTGGACATTTGGTACACGATAAAAACTGGACTAAAAATGAAATGTTTTTAGCGCTATTAAAACTATCAATTATTATAAATATTGTCGGAAATTTAGTTACTAATCTGAAAGATAGTGGCGGATTACTTTATCTCAATCTATTATTCGGTGTCTGCTTTCTTCATATTCTTAGATATTACAATCTGAAAGTTATAGAAAAGTATTTTTATATAACTTTGGAAATATTATTATCACTAATAGCAATATTTTACTTTATATCATCTACAGTCAATTCTCTCAAATAAGGAATATGTACTGAAATATTAAAAATACAGCTTCGCTAATGGACCATGAGTGATTTTCTCGTGTTCCATTAGCGATCTTTTCTTATGCAGACATCGGCGATCTCAATTGGGCTTAAGAAAGAGCGTACTTTATAAAAAAATAGAATCTCCTCCAATACGAAAACGATTGGGAAGCTTCTGTTTTTTTCAATTGTTCTGTGTTTAATTATGACTTAGAAAGGTAGAGCTATTTGACAACGATCTCTTTGCTTTCGAATTGACCGAAATCAATGGTAAACGTATTGGTTTGACTATCATAGACAATCCCTTCACTCGTAGACACCACGTCAGTAAAATCACTTGGTAAAGTAAGTGTTACTGGTTCAGTTTGTTGCGTTGGATTGGCAATTGTATAAACTGTTTGTTCTGCCTTCGTTTGTTTTAGTAAAGAAATTGGTTTATTCGTTTTGATCCCTGCCATTTCTCCGCCTTGTTCTTGCCAAAAATTGATGCCTAAGTAACCAGAGGTTTTCACTTCGACTGCTTGGATTTCTTTGGTATTTTGCAAAATAGCAACTGGCTGTTTTGCTGCATAATCTGCTAATTCCGATTGAGTTTTGCCGGGCAACATCACATAAGCATATTCTGCATCTTTTGGTTGCTGTCCATGATTGATTGAGAAGGTGCGGTAGTCACCTGTATAGGGTGTATCACTAGGAAATGCTTCATTGATTTCTCGATAAGTACCTGTACGTGTCTCACTGATCACATCGACTGTTTCCTTTTGTGGGAAATAATAACCGATCGACGCATGTTGATGATCTGATTCTAACAATAACCAAGATGTCTCCTTCGTTTGTTGTGACTGATCAATCATTCCTGTATCCGAAAGTACTTGATACGTATACGAATCATTTAATAAACGATTATCGACAATTGTTTCGATTGAAGCAGTTGTATCTCCTGTAATACCGGCACCTAAGGCAATGATTTGCCCATCCAATGTAAACCATGACTTCTTCCCTTGTACATTCATCGGTAAGGTCGTTCCATTATTCTTTGTTCCTTCTTTGTTAAGAGCCATTCCTACTACACCTTGATCTCCAGCAACGGCACCGCCTACCCATGTTTCATTTGAAGTCACTGTAGTAAATGCTGAAATTTCATCTGCTAAAGGTACTGTATCGATGGTCGTACCAGGTAAACGATAAGGATCGATTGTTGGCCAATAACTCGGACCGAATTGGACTTGGTCATCATTGTAAAGATAGATCATCCCGTCAGACGTATGCCAGCCTCGTTGATTTTCCAGATTTCCTGCTTCAAATGAAGAGATTCGCTTCGAATACATGCTTAATCCTAAATGGTAACTCTCTGTTCGTTGGACAAACCGATCCATTGCATGGTACATCTTTGTTCCGATGAACGGTAGTTGCTTACCCATCACCGTGGTATTAGCCAATAGCTCCGTTGTCATCATCAAATCATTGTAATCTCTCGTATTTGTCAAATAATAGTTAGGATTAGACAACATCCAATATTTCACTGCTTCTTGTAAAGCTTTTTGCTGTGTTTCAGGTGCAAATTTCGCCACGATCATTAAATTGTACATCGTTGTCGATCCGTAACCCATTTTTGTCGCTGCTGGTACTCGAGAAATGGAACGACCATTGACTAAAGGCAACATTTCACCTTGATACACTAATGGGATAAATGCCGATTGTACGTTATCAACAAAGGACTTTATTTGATCAGCTGTCAACGTATAGCGAGATTCTTTGACGATCGATAAAATTTGGCCTACGCCTTTGACTAGTACATTGCCATAAGAGCCTGTATAAGGGATCGTTTCATGCTGGATAAATGAACCATCTTGATAAAATCCATCTCCATGGGTCACCAATTTAAAGGCATCTGTGATACTTTCAACTGCTTGTGTAACTTTCGCTGGATCATTTTGTAAGAGACCTAGTCCTAAAACAGTTTGCGCTAAATCTGTGCGATTCGCACCAGTTGTTGAAAAATTTGGTATAAAATCAAGCGCGACAAAAGTTCCTTGTGGTTTTGTGTAGAGTTGTTTAAATGGATCGGGTACATATCTACTCAACACAGCCGTATACTTTTGAAGTTTCTCCTCTGGTACGTCTTCATCCAGCACCATCAAAATTGCCACAAATTTTTGAGCTACTCCGATTTGCCAATCCCACCAATTGCCATGATACTTTGTTCCATCATAGCCTTTTTTTGTGATCATAAAATCTAATCCACTTTGAATCGCTTGACTGATGACTTCATCTTGATAAAAACTTGTCCCATTCGTTCCATATGCTAACGCTAGTTTTTGCAACTTTGTAAATTGCGTGGTTAAATCTGCCGAAGCGGTATTCCCAGATTCTAATGGCCACAGATACGTGCGATCAGGATCTTGATTCATTGTCTCGTAAAGTTTTTCTGCTTCGTCAGAAAGAGCGTTTACATAATTGGCAATCGCTGGATTAGCTAAATCGGTCGTTGTTGACACAAGTTGATCTTTCCAGTTTGCTTTCATTGTTTGAAATTCTTCTGTCGGTTCTTCCACTTGCAGACTATTGACCGCTCCACTACGCATGGAATAAATAGTTAATTTACTCTCATTCCCAAATAACCGAATCCCTGAATAACCTGACCAGTCCCCATTGATCGTTGTCCCATCAGAATAAAGAACTTCTTGATTTTCATACAACAAACGGTCGTTCAAATATGCTTGGAACGATGTTCCTTCATATCTTAGTAACAATTTATAGGTTTGTCCTGAAATCAGTGTAGGACCTTTGATGGCTGTCAACCATTTCCCCCCAGGCTGCCCCAATTGCCATTCACCATCGCGCATATAGGCAAACGATTGCCAGTTCGATGTCGTCTGATCGTTTCCTCGAAAAACTAGTCCAAAATTGGTCTGTCCCTCATATAGAAACGTGTATTCTAGATCACCTGAGCTACGGACACCTGCATCTAATAATAACGACACAGACTCAAATTGTTGATTGACTTTCTGGTTTGCGATCTGTAACCCATTCTCGTTGGTATATTTATCTGCTTTTCCAACAATGTCTTGCCAAGTACCCAAATGCTGCGAAAAATCTGACTCATAGTTCCCTGATGTCGTATTTTTTTGCATGTCAGTCTGTGTTCCTTCTGCACCGACTTGTTGACTGTACCCTAACCCAATACCAACGAATAAACTACACCCTAATGTCACCACTAATTTTGTTGACCAACGCTTCATTTTGTTCTCCTTTTTGATTATAGATATTTTTTGAACTAAAAAAATCTGCAAGAAAGGCGCATTCTTATTTCGAACGATTCTTTCTTGCAGATCGGATCACGACCTTGCGATCACTTCATTCATTTTTTATGAATCATTTAAGCTAAGATCCCGGCAGCACTTAATGCAATCGAAAGAATCAAAATGATCCAGATCACGCGAGTTGAATTCAATTTCTTCTGACCTAACATCCAGTAAGTCAATAAGACTAATAAAACCGGTACTAATGAAGGTAAGATCGCATCTAATGTATCTTGAACAACTAACTCCACCCCATTTTGTTTGTAAACGAAAGGAACCGTTGCTTTGATAACTGACGGAATCAAGGCACCAATAACTGTGATCCCTAAAACAGTTGCTGCGTTGGTGAATTCTGTTAGTTTATTTTTCAGAGTCGTAACTAATTTAACTCCTTGCTTATAGCCAAGTGGTAATAATGCTGCTCGTCCAAAAAGTAAAGCGATATTGGCAATGATCCAGATCACACAGCCAACGACTGATCCGCTTTGTGCCAATGTACCTGCGATTGAACCAAAAATCGTTCCCCAGATGACATGGAATAATGAATCGCCTACCCCTGCCAATGAACCCATCAACGCTGTTTTCAACGCGACAATCGTATCTTTTGCTTTGTAACCATCTTCTTCTTCAATTGCCACATCGATCCCCATGATCAAGTTCCCAAAAATTGCATTCGTATTGAAAAATTGATTATGAGTATTCATCATATCTTGTAATTGTGATTTGTCTTCCCCATAGAATTTTTTCAGTACAGGTAAAATACCATAGAGATAACCGGTACTCATCATACGCTCATAGTTCCAATTCAATTGGCTACCAAGGATATAGCGCCAACTGATGACATTCAATTCTTTTTTCGTTAACTTTTGATTACTCATCGCCATCAAAACCTCCTTCAAGTGTTCCAGTGGTTGTCACTGTTTGAGCAGTTGCTTCTTTTTCGTTATCTCGTTTGAATACTAACAATGCAGCAATAACACCAACGATTGAAATACCAAGCATTGGTACTTGTAGATATGCTGATAAGAAGAAACCTAAAAGTAAGTAAGGAATATACTGTTTTGCTGGTAAATAATGTAAAAGGATGGCCACACCGACAACTGGTAGTACGCCACCTGCTGTACGCAATCCATTCATCAACCATTCAGGTGTATTTTCTGTGATTGTTGAAACTGCCGCATCACCGACTAGTAACATCAATAAGATCGGGATTGCTCGAGAAAGCCCCCATAGGAATGAACCAGATAATACTAACCGTGGGATACTGTTGATACGCATATCTTCAATCGCACGATCGACACGGTGAAGCAAAAAGACATTACAGAAGCGAGCAACGACATCAAGCTGTAGCATCAGTAATGATACTGGTACAGCTAGACCGATCCCATATTCCGCCCCTTTACCAGAAATAACAGCAAACGCCGTTCCTAATACAGCGCCAGTAAAGAAGTCGGGTACAGATGCACCTCCAAAAGCCGCAATCCCTAAACGCATCAATTGAAGGGTTCCCCCTACCATCAAGCCAGTTTCTAAATCTCCCATGATCATCCCGGAGATCATTCCCGCAATGGCTGGTTGTGTCAACGTATTTGAAATAAGTGAATCATTGATTGCAATAAAAGCATAAACTGTAATAAGAATAATTTGATACATGGCTAAATGTTGCATGATTATTTCCTCCTAAATCACTTTCTTAGTTTTTCCATAAAATCGATGACTGGATCATTTGGTACCAGTTGAGCGGTCACTTTTATGTCTTTGGCTGCGATTGCTTCAAACACTGCTTCTTCTTCTTTCATGACCTTGATGCTTTTCGTGATTTCTCTCGCACCTTCTTTATGACTCATGTTTCCTACATTAATTGCAGCCAGCTCACCGCCCGCTTCTAAATACCGCAAGACATCTGTTGGATTTTTAAAAAGTAAAAAAATACGTTGCTTGCCATATTTGCCAGATTGAACATTTTTTGCCGCCGCAGCAACAGTTAAAACGGATAGCCGCATAGATGTAGGCGCTGCCATTCTTAATGAAGATTTTTGTAAAGAATCCATTGCTGCCTCATCATTGATCACGATGATCCGTTGTGTATTCAAACTTGTGGACCAAATTCCTGCAACTTGACCATGAATCAAGCGTTCATCAATCCTTACATTGACAATATTCGCTTTGCCTTTAAATTCCTTATATTGTGCTAGATCTCCCTCTGCGGCTTGCGTTTCTTCCGCTTCCGTTGCGATCATCTTGTTTTTGACATCTACGATACCCCCGCGTGCCAAATCGATCAACGCCTCGATCGT is part of the Enterococcus mundtii genome and harbors:
- a CDS encoding polysaccharide lyase 8 family protein, which translates into the protein MKRWSTKLVVTLGCSLFVGIGLGYSQQVGAEGTQTDMQKNTTSGNYESDFSQHLGTWQDIVGKADKYTNENGLQIANQKVNQQFESVSLLLDAGVRSSGDLEYTFLYEGQTNFGLVFRGNDQTTSNWQSFAYMRDGEWQLGQPGGKWLTAIKGPTLISGQTYKLLLRYEGTSFQAYLNDRLLYENQEVLYSDGTTINGDWSGYSGIRLFGNESKLTIYSMRSGAVNSLQVEEPTEEFQTMKANWKDQLVSTTTDLANPAIANYVNALSDEAEKLYETMNQDPDRTYLWPLESGNTASADLTTQFTKLQKLALAYGTNGTSFYQDEVISQAIQSGLDFMITKKGYDGTKYHGNWWDWQIGVAQKFVAILMVLDEDVPEEKLQKYTAVLSRYVPDPFKQLYTKPQGTFVALDFIPNFSTTGANRTDLAQTVLGLGLLQNDPAKVTQAVESITDAFKLVTHGDGFYQDGSFIQHETIPYTGSYGNVLVKGVGQILSIVKESRYTLTADQIKSFVDNVQSAFIPLVYQGEMLPLVNGRSISRVPAATKMGYGSTTMYNLMIVAKFAPETQQKALQEAVKYWMLSNPNYYLTNTRDYNDLMMTTELLANTTVMGKQLPFIGTKMYHAMDRFVQRTESYHLGLSMYSKRISSFEAGNLENQRGWHTSDGMIYLYNDDQVQFGPSYWPTIDPYRLPGTTIDTVPLADEISAFTTVTSNETWVGGAVAGDQGVVGMALNKEGTKNNGTTLPMNVQGKKSWFTLDGQIIALGAGITGDTTASIETIVDNRLLNDSYTYQVLSDTGMIDQSQQTKETSWLLLESDHQHASIGYYFPQKETVDVISETRTGTYREINEAFPSDTPYTGDYRTFSINHGQQPKDAEYAYVMLPGKTQSELADYAAKQPVAILQNTKEIQAVEVKTSGYLGINFWQEQGGEMAGIKTNKPISLLKQTKAEQTVYTIANPTQQTEPVTLTLPSDFTDVVSTSEGIVYDSQTNTFTIDFGQFESKEIVVK
- a CDS encoding PTS system mannose/fructose/sorbose family transporter subunit IID, producing the protein MSNQKLTKKELNVISWRYILGSQLNWNYERMMSTGYLYGILPVLKKFYGEDKSQLQDMMNTHNQFFNTNAIFGNLIMGIDVAIEEEDGYKAKDTIVALKTALMGSLAGVGDSLFHVIWGTIFGSIAGTLAQSGSVVGCVIWIIANIALLFGRAALLPLGYKQGVKLVTTLKNKLTEFTNAATVLGITVIGALIPSVIKATVPFVYKQNGVELVVQDTLDAILPSLVPVLLVLLTYWMLGQKKLNSTRVIWIILILSIALSAAGILA
- a CDS encoding PTS mannose/fructose/sorbose/N-acetylgalactosamine transporter subunit IIC; this translates as MQHLAMYQIILITVYAFIAINDSLISNTLTQPAIAGMISGMIMGDLETGLMVGGTLQLMRLGIAAFGGASVPDFFTGAVLGTAFAVISGKGAEYGIGLAVPVSLLMLQLDVVARFCNVFLLHRVDRAIEDMRINSIPRLVLSGSFLWGLSRAIPILLMLLVGDAAVSTITENTPEWLMNGLRTAGGVLPVVGVAILLHYLPAKQYIPYLLLGFFLSAYLQVPMLGISIVGVIAALLVFKRDNEKEATAQTVTTTGTLEGGFDGDE
- a CDS encoding PTS mannose/fructose/sorbose transporter subunit IIAB is translated as MRNILLVSHGSMADGVKASLEMIVGVQEHVHTLSLRPDGDNLQFEHELTEKMKALNGSTLIIADLLGGTPCNTALKNYLEDEEVTIIAGMSLPLVMEATLNPQATIEALIDLARGGIVDVKNKMIATEAEETQAAEGDLAQYKEFKGKANIVNVRIDERLIHGQVAGIWSTSLNTQRIIVINDEAAMDSLQKSSLRMAAPTSMRLSVLTVAAAAKNVQSGKYGKQRIFLLFKNPTDVLRYLEAGGELAAINVGNMSHKEGAREITKSIKVMKEEEAVFEAIAAKDIKVTAQLVPNDPVIDFMEKLRK